Proteins encoded together in one Scheffersomyces stipitis CBS 6054 chromosome 5, complete sequence window:
- a CDS encoding predicted protein, with product MDTLKTTYSHRDIEPIYVGGTSATISADGSILATPLNEDVVITSLDTNEILHKIEGDGETITNLVITPDGSKLAILSQSQQLRIFDLDKSEITKTFKMPSPVYISSVDSTSSLFAFGGSDGVITVWDIDGGYVTHSLKGHGTTICSLIFHGQLNSTEWRLASGDTMGTVKVWDLVKRKCLTTVNEHNTAVRGVGFDSLGQHFITGGRDNVAIIYNTKNYKPVNTFPINEQIECAGFITIYDREFFYTAGSENILRLWSIATGTLVASSKASLKTNEELIIIDVLKLENNDLVLVVSDQTLIHLDLQELDFDNGETVEIPVAKRIAGNHGIIADIRYVGEKFNLIALSTNSPALRIVDPLKPLELRLYEGHTDLLNAMDVSTDGKWIATASKDNEARLWKWDEEQDDFVPFAKFQGHAGSVTAVALSKAENTPKFLITGSSDLTIKKWKIPATAGSTVKTSEYTRRAHDKDINSIDVAPNDEYFASASYDKFGKVWNTASGETIGVLKGHKRGLWDINFYKFDKLIVTASGDKTLKVWSLNDFTCVKTFEGHTNSVQRAKFFNRFSPQLLSTGADGLVKVWDYKSGEIIKTLDNHENRIWSIDIKEDGNTFVTADADGKLSEWDDNTAEEIRLREQQDKFKVEQEQNLSNYISNRDWPNAFLLALTLDHSMRLYNVVKSCIEANEDPNSAIGSEPLEETIIQLSDEQLLKLFKKVRDWNTNFKFFEISQKLISVLMSNIETERLIEIPGLMKIIEALIPYNERHYNRIDDLIEQSYILDYAVEEMNKLIA from the coding sequence ATGGATACCTTGAAAACTACCTATAGCCACCGGGATATAGAACCTATTTATGTGGGTGGAACCTCGGCTACCATTTCTGCTGACGGGCTGATCTTGGCCACGCCTTTGAACGAGGACGTAGTTATCACCAGTTTAGATACTAACGAGATCCTCCACAAGATCGAGGGAGATGGTGAAACCATTACAAATCTCGTTATTACACCCGATGGATCCAAGTTGGCAATTTTGTCGCAGTCCCAGCAATTGCGTATATTTGACTTGGACAAGCTGGAAATCACTAAAACCTTTAAAATGCCATCTCCAGTATATATCTCTTCAGTCGATTCCACATCTTCCCTATTTGCTTTCGGAGGTTCGGATGGTGTTATCACTGTTTGGGATATCGATGGTGGATATGTGACGCATTCTCTCAAAGGACACGGAACCACCATCTGTTCGTTAATATTCCACGGCCAGTTGAACTCTACCGAATGGAGATTGGCTTCTGGTGATACTATGGGTACAGTTAAAGTATGGGACTTGgtaaaaagaaaatgtctcACAACAGTTAATGAACATAATACAGCAGTCAGAGGCGTTGGCTTCGACAGTTTGGGCCAACATTTCATCACTGGTGGAAGAGACAATGTAGCAATCATCTATAACACGAAAAACTATAAGCCAGTGAACACCTTTCCAATCAACGAACAGATCGAATGTGCTGGTTTCATCACCATTTATGACAGGGAATTCTTCTACACCGCTGGTTCTGAAAATATCTTGCGACTCTGGAGCATTGCTACTGGTACATTGGTGGCCAGCTCAAAAGCTTCGTTAAAgacaaatgaagaattgatcaTAATAGATGTCTtaaagttggaaaacaaTGACTTGGTCTTAGTAGTAAGTGACCAGACGTTGATTCATTTGGATTTACAAGAGCTTGATTTCGACAATGGTGAAACTGTAGAAATTCCTGTAGCCAAAAGAATTGCAGGAAATCATGGTATCATTGCCGATATCAGATACGTGGGagaaaagttcaacttgatagCATTATCCACCAATTCGCCAGCATTGAGAATAGTGGACCCATTAAAGCCATTGGAATTGAGATTATACGAGGGCCATACCGATTTGCTCAATGCTATGGATGTCTCTACTGATGGAAAGTGGATAGCTACTGCTTCTAAGGATAACGAAGCCAGATTATGGAAATGggatgaagaacaagatgaCTTTGTTCcttttgcaaaatttcaagGTCATGCTGGATCAGTCACAGCTGTGGCATTATCCAAAGCAGAAAACACacccaagttcttgattaCTGGATCCAGTGATCTTACTATCAAAAAATGGAAGATCCCAGCTACTGCCGGATCTACTGTCAAGACATCCGAATATACCAGAAGAGCTCACGATAAGGATATCAACTCTATAGACGTAGCGCCAAACGATGAGTACTTTGCATCTGCATCATATGATAAGTTCGGTAAAGTATGGAACACTGCTAGCGGAGAAACTATAGGTGTTTTGAAAGGTCACAAGAGAGGATTGTGGGATATTAACTTCTACAAATTCGACAAGCTCATTGTCACTGCAAGTGGTGACAAGACTCTCAAGGTATGGTCCTTGAATGACTTCACCTGCGTCAAAACTTTTGAAGGCCATACCAACTCCGTGCAGAGAGccaaatttttcaatagATTCAGCCCACAGTTGCTTTCAACTGGTGCAGATGGTTTAGTTAAGGTTTGGGACTACAAGAGCGGAGAAATCATAAAAACGCTCGATAACCACGAAAATAGAATTTGGTCTATCGATATTAAAGAAGATGGTAATACTTTTGTCACTGCTGATGCTGATGGTAAATTGAGTGAGTGGGACGACAATACGgcagaagaaatcagaCTTAGGGAACAACaagacaagttcaaggttgaacaagaacaaaactTGTCCAATTATATCAGTAATAGAGACTGGCCAAATGCTTTTTTGTTGGCATTGACGTTGGACCACTCTATGAGATTGTACAATGTCGTCAAGTCTTGTATTGAAGCCAACGAAGATCCTAATTCAGCTATTGGCTCAGAGCCATTGGAAGAAACTATCATTCAGTTATCTGACgagcaattgttgaagttattcAAGAAAGTCAGAGATTGGAacaccaacttcaagttctttgaaattAGTCAAAAATTGATTTCTGTTCTCATGTCCAACATCGAAACTGAAAGATTGATAGAAATACCAGGCTTGATGAAAATCATCGAGGCACTCATTCCATACAACGAACGTCATTACAATAGAATCGACGACTTAATAGAGCAAAGTTACATCTTGGATTACGCTGTGGAGGagatgaacaaattgataGCATAG
- a CDS encoding predicted protein (go_function GTP binding~go_process cell cycle), translating into IRQRKITKKGLSLNILLIGENGIGKRTFANTLSNTVFFPEEIYLEEDVVKRIEVDTMEDLKIETHIIEQNSTPIKLNIGLTKNFGHNIDNSGSYRVILDHILEEYETFLSEESKINRNPYLTDKRIHVGLYFLRATSRELNEFDIQNMKQIGDRINLIPVISKADTLTQEELEYNKYLIRKSIADHNIPVFNFLKDVNEQLASEELEDYQYIKEVDKAVPFGIISSNIVIEGQRVRVTTWGRVNIEDENNCDCKLLRNVLLGSHLQDFKDATISTKYEAYRVEQLMKQFQDSQNNFPRK; encoded by the exons ATTAGACAGCGGAAGATCACCAAGAAAGGGCTCTCTCTAAACATTCTCTTGATTGGAGAAAACggaattggaaagagaACCTTTGCCAATACCTTATCAAACACAGTCTTttttccagaagagatataccttgaagaagatgtagtcaaaagaattgaagttgatacAATGGAAGATCTCAAAATAGAAACTCATATAATTG AACAAAACTCAACACCCATTAAGTTGAACATTGGTTTGACCAAGAATTTTGGACATAACATCGACAATTCTGGAAGTTACAGGGTGATTCTTGACCACATTTtagaagaatatgaaacTTTTCTTTCGGAAGAAAGCAAGATTAACCGTAACCCATATCTAACAGACAAGAGAATCCACGTTGGGTTGTACTTTTTAAGAGCAACAAGCAGAGA GCTCAATGAATTTGACATACAGAATATGAAACAAATCGGCGACAGAATTAACCTAATTCCAGTAATTAGCAAAGCTGACACATTGacacaagaagaattagaGTACAATAAGTACCTCATCAGGAAGTCTATTGCCGATCATAATATCCCagttttcaatttcttgaaagacGTTAACGAGCAATTAGCTTCAGAAGAATTAGAAGACTACCAATATATAAAGGAAGTCGATAAGGCGGTTCCCTTTGGAATTATCAGTAGCAACATCGTCATCGAAGGTCAAAGAGTTAGAGTTACTACTTGGGGAAGagtcaatattgaagacgaaaacaATTGTGATTGTAAGCTTCTTCGTAATGTACTTCTAGGGTCACATCTTCAAGACTTCAAAGATGCCACAATCAGCACAAAGTATGAAGCGTATAGAGTCGAGCAATTGATGAAACAATTCCAAGACAGCCAAAACAACTTTCCCCGTAAATGA
- the UAP1 gene encoding UDP-N-acetylglucosamine pyrophosphorylase (go_function nucleotidyltransferase activity~go_process metabolism) — protein MTTTSASSIIEAFSKAGQSALFQFFDSLSKDQQNEFIEQLAKIEDPIKLVNTVQEALKFSSNNASSRNFTQLPSEQTASTLDLDPELSEKWTRLGLEAISKGQVGVILMAGGQGTRLGSSDPKGCFDIELPSSKSLFQVQAEKILKIQQLTAQKLNLAQQPKIYWYIMTSGPTRSPTESFFQKNHYFGLQPDQIAFFDQGTLPCFNLDGSQILLESQNKYCESPDGNGGLYKAIQTNGIIDDFVAKGIEHIHMYCVDNVLVKVADPVFLGFAIDKKFDLATKAVRKRDASESVGLIVLDDDIKKPCVIEYSEITQELANKTEQNDSSKLFLRAANIVNHYYSVDLLRREVPNWTSSQKFLPFHIAKKKIASINPKTGEFYKPTEPNGIKLEQFIFDVFPSVDLNKFGLLEVERSDEFSPLKNAVGAKNDTPTTCRSHFLALGTRWVKENGGIIEDDGYVEVSSLTSYGGEGLEFVKGKHFKNGEQI, from the coding sequence ATGACTACAACGTCTGCTTCTTCCATTATTGAGGCGTTTTCCAAGGCCGGTCAAAGCGCACTTTTCCAGTTCTTTGATTCTCTCTCTAAGGACCAGCAAAATGAGTTCATTGAGCAGTTGGCCAAAATCGAAGACCCTATCAAATTAGTCAACACTGTTCAAGAAGCCTTGAAGTTTTCCTCTAACAATGCTAGTTCTCGAAACTTCACCCAGTTGCCTTCAGAACAGACAGCTTCCACGTTAGACTTGGATCCAGAATtgtctgaaaaatggaCCAGACTCGGTTTAGAAGCCATTTCAAAAGGTCAAGTTGGTGTAATTTTGATGGCTGGAGGTCAGGGGACCAGATTAGGATCGAGTGACCCAAAGGGTTGTTTCGATATCGAATTGCCTTCTTCTAAATCGTTGTTCCAAGTCCAGGCTgaaaagatcttgaagatccaACAGTTAACCGCTCAAAAGCTCAACTTGGCTCAACAACCAAAGATCTATTGGTACATAATGACCAGTGGTCCTACAAGACTGCCAACGGAGTCCTTTTTCCAAAAGAATCACTACTTTGGCTTGCAGCCAGACCAAATCGCCTTCTTTGACCAAGGTACTTTACCGtgtttcaacttggacgGATCGCAGATTCTCTTGGAATCGCAAAACAAATACTGCGAATCCCCAGATGGGAACGGAGGTTTGTACAAGGCCATTCAGACTAATGGTATAATTGACGACTTTGTGGCTAAGGGCATTGAACATATTCACATGTACTGTGTAGATAACGTGTTGGTTAAAGTTGCTGATCCAGTATTTTTGGGTTTTGCTATCGACAAGAAATTCGATTTAGCTACCAAAGCCGTGAGAAAGAGAGATGCTAGTGAATCTGTTGGTTTGATTGTATTAGATGACGACATCAAAAAGCCATGTGTTATTGAATACAGTGAAATCACCCAAGAATTAGCCAACAAAACCGAGCAAAACGACTCGTCCAAGTTATTCCTCAGAGCTGCTAACATTGTTAACCACTACTATTCTGTAGATTTGTTGAGAAGGGAAGTGCCTAATTGGACTTCTTCTCAGAAATTCTTGCCCTTCCACATtgcaaaaaagaagattgcaTCTATAAATCCGAAGACTGGTGAATTCTACAAGCCAACTGAACCTAACGGTATCAAATTGGAGCAGTTCATTTTCGACGTTTTTCCCTCGGTTGATTTAAACAAGTTTGGTCTTTTGGAAGTAGAAAGATCAGACGAATTTTCTCCATTGAAGAACGCCGTGGGTGCCAAAAACGATACACCAACCACATGTAGAAGTCATTTCCTTGCCTTGGGTACAAGATGGGTAAAAGAAAATGGCGGTATAATTGAAGACGACGGTTATGTCGAGGTCAGCTCATTGACCAGTTACGGTGGTGAAGGATTGGAGTTCGTCAAGGGTAAGCATTTCAAGAACGGGGAACAAATCTAA
- the PST1 gene encoding hypothetical protoplast-secreted beta-1,6-N-acetylglucosaminyltransferase, contains WSC domain (ECM33) (hypothetical protoplast-secreted beta-1,6-N-acetylglucosaminyltransferase, contains WSC domain similar to Extracellular matrix protein 33 precursor): protein MQLKSLFTVLAAGAVAHAATSTSKDPCSLSTTITAVGELETLNACSTLDGSITITGQEIINADLSGVREIKGDLKFFNSTSIVSLNLNQLQNITEGGSLSVVSLTTLASIDFTSLTNVDQVLLTSLPSLGNLVMGFGVVHAGHIEISDTAINSLSRFVSFLNTVRHLELNSNKNITSIDLTNLNTVTENLILRFNGDDCDVKLDTLAWASNITIQDVGDIEISNITAINGSLVLAYNTFDSFNLDSLKTIGGSIEIFANDELTEFSFHDLETIGGELSLSNNTNLENVTDSFPNLNRIKGAVNIDGGFANFSTPKLARVNGDFSFNSTNEDFSCDFFNKLRDNKDIEGHNYECTAPKKSSSSTAKSKSTSTSESSSDSTSDDSGSSSTTSKKSDGYILVPASMALTTIIGSFLAFIL, encoded by the coding sequence ATGCAATTGAAGAGCCTCTTCACAGTCTTAGCTGCTGGTGCCGTAGCCCACGCTGCCACCTCCACTTCTAAAGATCCATGTTCGTTATCAACCACCATTACGGCCGTGGGTGAACTTGAAACCTTGAATGCCTGTTCTACCTTGGACGGTTCCATCACCATCACTGgtcaagaaatcatcaacGCCGACTTGAGTGGTGTCAGAGAAATCAAGGGTGAcctcaagttcttcaactccacTTCCATCGTCTCTCTTAACTTGAACCAGTTACAGAACATCACCGAAGGTGgttctctttctgttgTGTCATTGACCACTCTTGCTTCCATTGACTTCACTTCATTGACCAATGTCGACCAAGTTCTCTTGACTTCGTTGCCATCTCTCGGAAACCTTGTAATGGGTTTTGGTGTCGTTCACGCTGGCCACATTGAAATTTCCGACACCGCCATTAACTCGTTGAGTCGTTTCGTCAGTTTCCTTAACACCGTGCGTCACTTGGAATTGAACTcgaacaagaacatcacTTCCATCGACTtaaccaacttgaacacTGTCACTGAAAACTTGATCTTGCGTTTCAACGGTGACGACTGTGATGTCAAGTTGGACACTTTGGCTTGGGCTTCCAATATTACCATTCAAGATGTCGGTGACATCGAAATTTCTAACATCACCGCTATCAACGgttctcttgttcttgcCTACAACACCTTTGACTCGTTCAACCTTGACTCGTTGAAGACCATCGGCGGTTCCATCGAAATCTTCGCCAACGACGAATTGACTGAATTCTCGTTCCACGACTTGGAAACCATTGGTGGTGAACTTAGTCTTAgcaacaacaccaacttggaaaacgtCACTGATTCATTCCCCAACTTGAACAGAATCAAGGGTGCTGTAAACATTGACGGTGGTTTCGCAAACTTCTCTACTCCAAAGTTGGCAAGGGTTAACGGTGacttcagcttcaactCTACTAACGAAGACTTCAGctgtgacttcttcaataaattGCGTGACAACAAGGACATTGAAGGTCACAACTACGAATGTACTGCTCCAAAGAAGTCATCGTCCTCTACCGCTAAGTCCAAGTCCACCAGTACTTCGGAAAGTTCTTCCGACTCAACCAGCGATGattctggctcttcttctaccaCGTCCAAGAAGTCTGACGGTTATATCTTGGTTCCAGCTTCGATGGCCTTGACCACCATCATCGGCTCGTTCTTAGCCTTCATTCTTTAG
- the SFC1 gene encoding mitochondrial succinate-fumarate transporter (go_component membrane~go_function binding~go_process transport), translated as MSAAAAPTQPKPKPKKGRGLTDLVAGGTAGLFEALCCHPLDTIKVRMQLYRKSGKKPPGFVSTGINIARKEGFFSLYKGLGAVVIGIVPKMGIRFQSYEFYRSLLYAPDGSITTAQTFVAGVGAGITEAVMVVNPMEVVKIRLQAQHHSMADPLDVPKYRNAPHAAYLICKEEGFSTLYRGVSLTAARQATNQGVNFTVYSKLKEYLQEYHGKEVLPSWETSLIGLVSGALGPLSNAPLDTIKTRLQKTTFASNESGLVRIVKIGRQLVKEEGTAALYKGITPRIMRVAPGQAVTFTVYEFMKRVLNGEASIGFSSNKKLE; from the coding sequence AtgtctgctgctgctgctccaACACAACCTAAGCCCAAGCCCAAGAAGGGCAGAGGCCTTACCGACTTGGTCGCTGGTGGTACTGCTGGTCTTTTCGAAGCTCTCTGCTGCCACCCTTTGGACACCATCAAGGTAAGAATGCAATTGTATAGAAAGTCAGGTAAGAAACCTCCTGGATTTGTTTCCACCGGTATCAACATTGCCAGAAAAGAGGGCTTTTTCTCACTCTACAAGGGTTTGGGAGCCGTTGTCATTGGTATTGTGCCTAAAATGGGTATCAGATTCCAGTCTTACGAGTTCTACAGAAGTTTGTTGTACGCTCCAGATGGCTCAATCACTACCGCTCAGACTTTCGTTGCCGGTGTTGGTGCTGGTATCACTGAAGCTGTGATGGTTGTCAATCCTATGGAAGTGGTTAAGATCAGATTACAAGCTCAGCACCATTCTATGGCTGATCCTTTGGATGTGCCAAAGTACAGAAACGCTCCTCATGCTGCTTACCTCATCTGTAAGGAGGAAGGCTTCAGCACCCTCTACAGAGGTGTTTCGTTAACTGCTGCTAGACAGGCTACCAACCAAGGTGTTAATTTTACTGTTTactccaagttgaaggaatATTTGCAAGAGTACCACGGAAAGGAAGTTTTACCTTCCTGGGAAACCTCGTTGATCGGTTTGGTTTCCGGTGCTCTTGGTCCTTTGTCGAATGCTCCTTTGGACACTATCAAGACCAGATTACAGAAGACCACATTTGCCTCTAATGAGTCTGGTTTGGTCAGAATTGTGAAGATTGGTAGACAATTGGTTAAGGAAGAAGGTACTGCTGCTTTGTACAAGGGTATTACTCCTAGAATCATGAGAGTGGCTCCAGGTCAAGCTGTGACCTTCACCGTCTACGAGTTCATGAAGAGAGTATTGAACGGAGAAGCCTCTATTGgcttcagcagcaacaagaagttaGAGTAA
- the AZF2 gene encoding asparagine-rich zinc finger protein (go_component nucleus~go_function nucleic acid binding; zinc ion binding), protein MASKLNMINNLKKRAEIRAEIRSSIKPADSLEEGEVSNSENHGKNDELDLDEGASLSQLAEEGAEEDLKNKIKREQIEQQLLGVHTDEEGDRSGSELEIYSDAGDDDFIPEVNGSGDRVHGGQHERDVQHELSAQQMRQVEEFSRAVDGQVHTIDPDLMPESTSKKRNLDITLPGTAGRLAGSVNPSSEAAVAVDAVASAVASAVAGDIGATMSHEGKVKRRQTTAVREDEKVCPYCKQEFDSAVDCRNHRRTHPKPKVYKCGLCDKTFSQIPNLSYHRTIVHKDLRVVNGIDTTSVNAATGSSNPTVANLAAVASSAVAASVPLVDLQNVRVFHCDEVDCTFTYLTYQALLAHKENDHSGVNVKRPYRVSKATKKHACTFDGCNKVFAKFSDLTRHSRVHSGERPFECTHCGATFNQKYRLTTHLRSHTGEKPFSCKYCGKTFARGDAVQSHIFAIHRAKGSAF, encoded by the coding sequence ATGGCCAGTAAATTGAATATGATTAACAACCTCAAGAAACGGGCCGAGATCCGTGCAGAGATCCGATCCAGTATAAAGCCTGCCGACAGCTtggaagaaggagaagtttccaattctGAAAACCACGGCAAAAATGATGAATTAGATCTTGATGAAGGTGCCAGCTTGTCTCAGCTAGCCGAGGAAGGTGCAGAGGAAGATCTaaagaacaaaatcaaGCGTGAGCAGATTGAACAACAGTTGCTAGGGGTGCACACAGACGAAGAGGGAGACAGAAGTGGTTCCGAACTAGAAATATACTCTGATGCTGGTGATGACGATTTCATCCCTGAAGTCAATGGGTCAGGCGACAGAGTCCACGGTGGGCAACATGAACGAGATGTTCAGCACGAATTAAGTGCTCAACAGATGCGTCaggttgaagaattcagtCGGGCAGTAGATGGGCAAGTTCACACTATAGACCCTGATCTCATGCCTGAGTCTACTTccaaaaagagaaatttGGATATTACCTTGCCAGGGACTGCTGGTCGATTGGCAGGATCTGTAAATCCATCCAGCgaagctgctgttgctgtagATGCCGTGGCTTCAGCTGTAGCCTCCGCTGTAGCAGGTGATATAGGCGCTACCATGTCACATGAAGGAAAGGTCAAGCGCAGACAGACTACTGCTGTTCGGGAGGACGAGAAAGTTTGTCCCTATTGTAAGCAGGAGTTTGACTCGGCAGTAGATTGTAGGAACCATCGTCGCACTCATCCCAAGCCCAAGGTTTATAAGTGTGGATTGTGTGACAAGACGTTTAGTCAGATTCCGAACTTGAGTTACCACCGAACGATCGTCCACAAAGACTTGAGAGTAGTCAATGGAATTGATACTACTAGTGTAAATGCGGCAACTGGTTCTAGCAACCCTACTGTTGCAAACTTAGCTGCTGTAGCTAGTTCCGCAGTGGCGGCCAGTGTACCACTTGTGGATCTTCAGAATGTGCGAGTTTTCCATTGTGACGAAGTTGATTGCACTTTTACATATTTGACATACCAGGCTCTATTGGCACATAAAGAAAATGACCATAGTGGAGTTAATGTTAAGCGACCATATCGTGTTTCGAAGGCTACAAAAAAACATGCGTGTACGTTTGACGGCTGTAACAAGGTGTTCGCAAAGTTTTCTGATTTGACCAGACACTCACGAGTTCATTCAGGCGAAAGGCCGTTTGAGTGTACTCATTGCGGAGCTACTTTCAACCAGAAGTACCGCTTGACCACACATTTACGTTCACATACTGGCGAAAAGCCGTTCTCCTGCAAGTACTGTGGAAAGACATTTGCTCGAGGTGATGCTGTGCAATCTCATATCTTTGCTATACATAGAGCCAAAGGCTCAGCTTTTTAG
- the PLS1 gene encoding phospholipid scramblase 1 translates to MSLLRTTLRGVHLRSPAAFSSSIFIRSFGTSSLLKFPRKTRITQEISAEEVKRYEEQQHQQGNNAKDFYYRTNPSSDAGEYRNEPSSFHTIFNIPPNENGLITPEDGIYDILKEPTLVIERQIEIANVILGFEQANRYKIMNSTGEQIGYMQEKDLGILKVIGRQFFRLHRPFDIDVFNNYGDLLLTIKRPFSFINSHIKCFLPGYDTDNSLIFEKIGESIQSWHLWRRRYNLFKLEDEVTDDFNQFGAIDAPFLSFDFPVKNQNGDVIASVDRNWVGLGRELFTDTGVYIVRMDPASFAGMGELYPTVAGPLTLDQRAILLGNAVSIDFDYFSRHSRGPGGGFLSFGGGE, encoded by the coding sequence ATGCTGCTATTACGTACTACTTTGCGAGGTGTCCATTTGAGGTCACCAGCggctttttcttcttccatttttATAAGAAGTTTCGGGACGTCTTCACTTTTGAAATTTCCTAGAAAGACTAGAATCACGCAGGAGATctcagcagaagaagtcaaacGATATGAAGAAcagcaacatcaacaaggaAATAATGCTAAGGACTTTTACTACCGAACGAACCCTCTGCTGGATGCTGGAGAGTACAGAAATGAACCTTCACTGTTCCATACTATATTCAATATTCCACCCAATGAGAATGGGTTGATTACCCCTGAAGATGGCATTTATGATATCTTGAAAGAGCCTACTTTGGTTATTGAGAGACAGATCGAGATAGCGAATGTCATTTTAGGCTTTGAACAGGCCAACCGGTACAAGATCATGAACTCCACGGGAGAACAAATAGGGTATATGcaagagaaagatttgGGAATATTGAAAGTAATAGGTAGACAGTTCTTCAGGTTGCATCGGCCATTTGATATTGACGTCTTTAATAACTATGGTGACTTGTTATTGACGATTAAAAGACCTTTTTCGTTCATCAATTCTCACATCAAGTGTTTTCTTCCAGGATACGATACTGATAACAGTCTCATTTTCGAGAAAATCGGTGAGTCTATCCAGTCGTGGCACttatggagaagaagatacaaCTTGTTTAAGTTAGAAGACGAAGTAACGGATGATTTCAACCAGTTCGGGGCTATTGACGCACCTTTCCTCTCGTTTGATTTCCCTGTGAAAAACCAAAACGGTGATGTCATAGCCTCTGTAGATCGTAACTGGGTAGGGTTAGGCAGAGAACTATTCACTGATACTGGTGTTTATATCGTGCGAATGGATCCTGCTTCCTTTGCAGGAATGGGTGAGTTGTATCCTACTGTAGCTGGACCCTTGACCCTTGACCAAAGAGCTATATTGCTAGGAAATGCTGTCAGTATAGATTTCGACTACTTTTCAAGACACAGCCGTGGACCAGGAGGAGGTTTCTTATCATTTGGAGGAGGAGAATAA
- a CDS encoding predicted protein (go_component intracellular~go_function ubiquitin thiolesterase activity~go_process ubiquitin-dependent protein catabolism), which yields MSESGWNTIDSDAGVFSELVEKLGVKDVEINELYSIDSDSLSQLDPVYGVVFLFKYGKIDREYASNGNRPLDGDYDVDYENKGIFFANQTIQNACATQAVLNILLNKDDVVQLGDELSNFKSFVTGFDSEIIGETISNSEVIRKVHNSFSSPSLMDEDKPEPPPDYDGRDDGLFHFIGYIRSGGYIYELDGLKSYPIRHVECSSQQEFYEKLPEVVFKRISLYGDELRFSLLAVTNNKLEQATRDNDSEAIHSQLMKRETWTNENELRRHDYMGFLVALLTNISKEKNDEEWKKLLEKAKTKSSKRLAQRIAEQSYGKK from the exons ATGTCCGAAAGTGGCTGGAACACAATCGACTCTGACGCT GGGGTTTTCTCGGAACTAGTTGAAAAACTAGGTGTGAAAGATGTTGAAATCAACGAGCTTTACTCAATTGACTCTGATTCATTATCACAATTAGATCCGGTCTACGGTGTCGTATTTTTATTCAAATATGGAAAAATTGATAGAGAATACGCCAGCAACGGCAACCGCCCGTTGGACGGTGACTACGATGTCGATTATGAGAACAAAGGAATCTTTTTCGCTAACCAGACGATTCAGAATGCCTGTGCTACTCAAGCAGTATTGAATATTTTGCTAAACAAAGACGATGTCGTTCAGCTTGGCGACGAGTTGAGCAACTTCAAATCATTCGTAACTGGTTTTGACAGCGAAATTATTGGAGAAACCATCTCCAATAGCGAAGTGATTCGTAAAGTTCATAACTCGTTTTCGTCTCCATCACTCATGGATGAAGATAAGCCTGAACCACCTCCAGACTACGATGGGAGGGATGATGGATTGTTCCACTTCATAGGATACATTCGTTCAGGTGGATATATTTACGAATTGGATGGACTTAAAAGCTATCCGATCAGACATGTAGAATGttcttctcaacaagaGTTCTATGAAAAATTACCAGAAGTAGTATTCAAGCGAATCTCCTTGTATGGAGATGAATTACGTTTTTCTTTACTCGCCGTCACCAATAACAAATTGGAGCAAGCCACAAGAGACAATGATAGCGAAGCCATCCATTCTcagttgatgaagagaGAAACCTGGACGAACGAGAACGAGTTGAGAAGACACGACTACATGGGATTCTTGGTGGCACTTTTGACAAATATTAGCAAGGAAAAGAACGATGAAGAGTGGAAAAAATTATTAGAGAAAGCCAAAACAAAGAGTAGTAAGAGATTGGCACAAAGGATTGCAGAACAGCTGTATGGAAAGAAGTAA